From a single Candidatus Melainabacteria bacterium genomic region:
- a CDS encoding WYL domain-containing protein, with translation MSTKLERVLAIDSEICRGRYPSVTDLCQRFEVSERTLHEDIRFLRENLAREIDFDHVRNGYFNSNPQKRLPAFELSSGEVFALTLGKELLSQYIGTSFEPTLRSALEKISERLPDKVQVDPADVQAIIRFRGSAIIPISGKLFTDINKACDAHKQIEFTYFAASKGETTSRLVDPQVLLHDRGAWYLVAYCHARKALRMFALHRMRDYKILDTTFDPISRQEINKWMDSAFQLEHGEKEHTITVQFAPHASRYIRERLWHPQQVLVDGENGSCTLSFPASSLDEVLRWVGQYGADALVLEPPELREMVKQSLSATLAQYN, from the coding sequence ATGAGCACCAAACTTGAACGAGTCCTGGCTATCGACAGCGAAATTTGCCGGGGGCGCTATCCGAGCGTTACAGACTTGTGCCAGCGCTTCGAGGTCTCAGAGCGAACATTGCACGAGGACATCCGATTCTTGCGCGAAAATCTGGCTCGTGAGATTGATTTCGATCATGTCCGAAACGGCTATTTCAACAGCAATCCTCAAAAGCGCCTGCCGGCCTTTGAGCTTTCCAGCGGAGAAGTTTTTGCGCTGACACTTGGCAAGGAATTACTTTCACAATATATCGGAACCTCATTCGAACCGACCCTGCGATCGGCACTGGAAAAGATTTCCGAGCGTCTACCTGACAAAGTGCAAGTCGATCCAGCCGACGTACAAGCGATTATTCGATTTCGCGGCAGTGCCATCATTCCAATTAGCGGCAAGCTCTTTACCGACATCAACAAAGCTTGCGATGCGCACAAACAAATCGAGTTCACTTACTTTGCAGCCAGTAAGGGAGAAACCACTTCACGTCTGGTCGACCCGCAGGTGTTATTGCACGACCGCGGTGCCTGGTACCTGGTGGCATACTGCCATGCACGAAAAGCCTTGCGAATGTTCGCCCTCCATAGAATGCGTGATTACAAGATTCTGGACACAACCTTCGATCCCATATCCAGACAGGAAATCAACAAATGGATGGATTCAGCGTTTCAGCTTGAACACGGCGAGAAAGAGCACACTATAACCGTGCAATTCGCACCGCATGCATCGCGATACATTCGCGAACGACTATGGCATCCACAGCAGGTACTCGTGGACGGAGAGAACGGCTCATGCACACTCAGTTTCCCGGCTTCCAGCCTGGACGAGGTTCTGCGCTGGGTTGGACAATACGGTGCTGACGCTCTGGTGCTCGAACCACCTGAACTCAGGGAGATGGTAAAACAATCCCTCAGTGCTACTCTGGCACAATACAACTAA